GAAGTCGCTGCCCTCGGTCAACGTGGTCAGGTGCCCCGCCGTCGAGATCGCGACGATCGATCGTGCGGGAACGGGCGAGCGCCCGTGCGCTTCGCGTACGGCCAGCAGCGTCCCCTGCTGCCAGGACAGTCCGCCGTAGCGGACGTCGCCGTCGTCGTCGGTGAGCGCGACGGTCGTTCCGTCGGCCCGGAGGAGCCAGATGCGCTGATCGCTCTTCTCCACGAAGAACAGGAGCCCGTCGGGCGACGCCGCCCACGATCCACCGCCGTACTCGTGCACCCGGGAGCGGGCGTTCCACGGTGCGGGGAGCACGTCGACGATCCGCCCGCCCGCGTCACGGCGGCGTACGGCGGTCCGTCCGCCCTCCGAGGGGATCGATTCTCCCCACCAGATCTCGTCGCCGACGAACGCGGCCCCGTCGAAGCGCGGCGCGGCCGCGGCGGCAGCGGCGGCGGACAGCGGGGACGGCCAGGAGCCGTAGGGGAGTGTGTCGACCATCCCTCCACGGTACGCGCCGTGCCGGGACCGTCGATGCGAAACAACACGTCACAGAAGGGCGGCTCGTCCCGGCGGGGTCCTAGAGTGGGGGCATCGACCCGGCTCCGGCCGGGACAGCCCGGAGGCCGCCTATCGCGCCACGGGCAGGAGCGACAGCCGAGCCCGGCACCCGCCCGCAGACCGCAGCCTGTTGCGGTCGCGGCCGACCGGCCTCACCCCCGCTGACCCGCCCTGGACCCATCTGTCATGTCGCATCCCGCCGCCGAGGCCGCCGCCCCGGCATCCGTGCCCGTTTCCTTCGAGGTGTACCCGCCGCGCCGGCCCGAAGGGATGCCGGCGCTGCACGAGACCATCCGGCAGCTCGCGCGCGTGTCGCCCGAGTTCATCTCGGTGACGTTCGGCGCGGGCGGCTCGTCTGGTGGCCGTTCGCTCGAGGTGCTCACGCACATCCTGCGAGAGACGTCGGTGCCGCCCTTGGCGCATCTGACCTGCGTCGGCAGCACGCTCGCCGACGCGACGGCACTCATCCGCGAGTTCCTCGACGCCGGAGTCACCCGTTTCCTGGCGCTGCGCGGAGACCCGCCCGTCGGCGCGTCCGAGGGTGACGCCTTCCTCGGCGACCTCGAGAGCGCCGCCCAGCTCGTGCAGCTGATCGATCGCGTCCAGGCGGAGCGGGCGCCGTACAGCGAGGCGGAGGTGCCCGGCGTCCCCGGGGCCGCTCGAGTCGCCCCGCGCGAGCGCGTGCAGATCTCGGTCGCCGCCTTCCCCAACGGCCACCCCCGGTCACGCCACCGATACGAGGACATCGACGCGCTGCTGGCCAAGCAGGCCGCGGGCGCGACTTTGGCCATCACGCAGCTGTTCTTCGAGGCCGACGACTATCTCGACTTCGTCGATCGGGCCCGGGATGCCGGTGTCCGCATCCCCATCCTTCCCGGCTTCATGCCGCTCACCTCCCCGGGACGTCTCGCTCGGGTGCTCCAACTCACCGGCGACGCGCGCCCCGCCGGGCTCGGCAGCGCGCTCGATCGGGCATCGAACACCGAGGAACAGCGTGAGGTCGGTATCGCCCACGCGGCCGGGCTCGCCCACGCCGTCCTCGACGGTGGTGCCCCTGGTGTGCACCTGTACGCCTTCAACAATCACGACACGGTGCTCGCGGTGCTCCGCGAGGCCGGTATCCGTCCCCTCGAACAGGAGAACCCCGCATGACCTTCCCCGCCGGAACGATCCTCGGCTATCCCCGCATCGGTCGACGTCGCGAACTCAAGCGTGCGGTCGAGTCGCACTGGGCAGGGCGGTCTTCGGAGACGGAACTGGAGCAGACCGCGGCGACGCTGCGCGCTCAGACGCGCGCGCGCTTGGCGAGCCTCGGGCTCGGGCGTGACGACTCTTCCATCCCGGAGACGTTCTCGTACTACGACCAGGTCCTCGATCTGGCGGTGGCCGTCGGAGCCATCCCGTCGCGGTTCGATCCGCTGAGGGATGCCGACGGCAACATCGGCCTTTCGGCGTACTTCTCCGTCGCGCGCGGCGACGAGGAGCGAGCGCCGCTCGAGATGACGAAGTGGTTCGACACCAATTACCACTACCTGGTTCCCGAGATCGGGCCCGAGACGCTGTTCTCGCGGTCGGGCGACCGATTCGCCGCGCAGCTTCGGGAAGCGCGCACCGAGGGCTACCTCACGCGGCCCGTGCTCGTAGGCCCGGTGACGTTCCTCGCCCTCTCCAAGCCGTCGGACGGCGCACCCGAGGGTTTCCGTCCCCTCGACCGGCTCGATGACCTCCTGCCCGTCTACTCGGCGCTCCTCGCGGAGCTCCGCGACGCGGGCGCCGAGTGGGTGCAGGTCGACGAGCCGGCGCTGGTCAGTCAGTCTCTTGCGCTGACGGAGCGCGAGTTGGCTGACGCCGCCGAGCGCGCCTACGCCGTACTGGGAGCAGCCGCCGGGCGACCGCAGCTGTTGGTGGCCGCCGGGTACGCTCAGCTCTCCGACGACGCCTGGCGGGTGCTCGCGGCCGCGCCCGTCGAGGCGATCGCGCTGGACCTTCGGCGTGGTGAAGTGCCGGCATCCGTGCCGGGCCTGACCGAGAAGGTGCTCCTGGGCGGTGTCATAGACGGCCGAAACGTCTGGCGCGGTGACCTGGAACGTGCCTGGAGCGACCTCGGCGCACTGAGCGGCCTGGGTGCTGCGCAGGTCGTGGCGACCACGTCGACGTCGTTGCAGCACGTGCCGCACGACGTGACCGACGAGCCCGACCTCGACCCCCGACTCGTGGGCTGGCTGGCCTTCGCCGACCAGAAGACCGCGCAGGTCGTCACGCTGGCGCACGGACTCCGCGAGGGTGTCGACGCGATCCGGCCCGACCTCGACGACGCCACAGCCGCGCTCGCCGACCGTGCCGCGGCGCGGGGTGTTCGTGACGGTGCGGTGCGGGAGCGCACGGCCGCACTGAACGACGCCGATTTCGTTCGCGTCGACGACGAAGCGCGTCGACAGGCGCAGCGTGACCTGGATCTGCCGGTCCTGCCCACGACGACCATCGGCTCCTTCCCGCAGACCGCAGACATCCGACGTGCTCGCGCGGCGCATGCGCGGGGAGAGCTCTCCGCGGGGGAGTACGACCGGTTCCTGCGCGAGGAGATCGCACGCGTCATCGCTCTGCAGGAGGAGCTGGGTCTGGACGTCCTCGTGCACGGCGAGGCCGAGCGCAACGACATGGTGCAGTACTTCGCCGAGCATCTTGACGGCTTCGCGGTGACGCGCCATGGGTGGGTCCAGTCGTACGGATCTCGAGCCACGCGACCGTCGATCCTGTGGGGGGATGTCGCGCGTCGGGCGCCCATCACGGTCGCCTGGACGGGGTTCGCGCAGTCGCTCACGGATCGCCACGTCAAAGGCATGCTGACGGGACCGGTCACGATCCTCGCATGGTCCTTCGTACGCGACGATCAGCCGTGGAGTGAGACGGCGAACCAGGTGGCCCTCGCGCTGCGCGACGAGATCACCGACCTGGAGGCAGCAGGGGTCCGCATCATCCAGGTCGACGAACCCGCGTTGCGCGAGCTCCTTCCCCTCAAGGCCGCGGATCAGCCCGCGTACCTCGACTGGTCCGTCGGATCGTTCACGCTGGCTACCGCCGGCGCGCAACCGCACACGCAGGTGCACACCCACCTCTGCTACTCCGAGTTCGACGTCGTGATCGGCGCGATCGAGGCCCTCGACGCGGACGTGACCTCGATCGAAGCCGCGCGCAGCCGCGGAGAGGTGATCGACGACATCGCCGCGTCGGGCTTCGGGCATGGCGTCGGCCCGGGTGTCTACGACATCCACTCACCGCGCGTCCCGTCCACCGACGAGGTGGCCGAACTGCTCGAACGCGCCGCGGCGCGTCTACCGCTCGCGCAGGTGTGGGTCAATCCGGACTGCGGGCTCAAGACCCGCGGTTACGACGAGACCGTCGCGTCGTTGAGGAATCTCGTCGATGCCACGGCGCGTGTGAGGGAGAAGCTCGCGGCCTCCGTATGATCGGCGCTGCGCTCAGACGGCGCGGAGCACCGCCACGACCTTTCCGAGGACGACGGCCTCATCGCCAAGGATCGGCTCGAAGGCGGTGTTCCGCGGCAGGAGCCAGGTGTGACCGTCGCGCTGGCGGAACGTCTTCACGGTGGCCTCGCCGTCCAGCATCGCGGCCACGATCTCGCCGTTGTCGGCCGTCGCCTGCGATCGGACGACGACCCAGTCGCCATCGCAGATCGCCGCGTCGATCATGGACTCGCCGCTGACCTTCAGCATGAACAGGTCGCCCTTGCCGACGAGCTGGCGGGGGAGCGGAAAGATCTCTTCGACCTGCTGGTCGGCCGTGATGGGGATGCCGGCGGCGATCCGGCCGACGAGCGGCACCATCGCCGCGTCCCCCACCGAGGGGGTTTCGTCGGCGGGGTTCTCGGCGGCGCTGCCGGGAAGGTCGATGAGCACCTCCATGGCGCGCGTCTTGCCCGGGTCGCGCCGCAGGTATCCGCTGAGCTCGAGCTGGTTGAGCTGGTGCGTGACGCTCGAGAGTGACTTCAGGCCGACCGCGTCGCCGATCTCCCGCATGCTCGGCGGGTAGCCGTGGTGGGCGATCGAGCGCTGGATGACCTCGAGGATAGCCAGCTGCTTGTCGCTCAGCGACGTGCGCCGTCGGGTCTGGGGCCTGTCCCGGGATGACCGGATCTCGTCCATGGCCGCGCTCCTCTCGAGCCCTCCGGAAGGTCTACGCCTTCGAATGTCGGAGGTAGGTGATGGGGTCTTGTTGTCGAAACCGTATCCGGTTCCGCCGCTGGTGGACGGGAGTGGATCGCGTGTCGCGTTCGATTCATCTCCGATGTCGGACGTGCTTGACACTCTAGATGTATCGAAGATAGATTCGGAAAAGAACTTCGTACCCGGCTCTCCCGGCCGAGGGTCGGGTACGAAGTTCCGAACCCCAGGAGGACTCATGACCACCATCGATATCGCCGCAGCACCCTCGCTGACCTCGGCGACGCGTCTGCGCCTGACGGTGCGCGGCCGCCGTGTCGTGGCCTTCCTCGCCGCTCTCCCGGCGATCGCCGCGCTGAGCATCGCGATCGTCTCCGGAGGTGGCGCGCTGGCGTCGGCCGATCACGGGGCGCCGGAGGGGGCGTTCACCTCTGTCACCGTGCTTCCCGGTGACAGCCTGTGGTCCATCGCGGAAGAGGTCGCGCCAGCGGCCGATCCCCGTGACGTCGTCGACGCGATCGCCCGGCTCAACGCCCTTGGCTCCGCGGAGCTCGTCGCGGGCGACACTCTCGCGATCCCGGCCGAGTACGCGCCTCGCGACTGACATTCCTGCAGCTCGTGAGCGGCTCCCCGCGCGCGTCGTGATGTGTCACTCTCGGCTACGTGCGTTTCTCGCTCGCGTTGAGGCGCGCCGTAGCATGGGGGAGTGAGTTCTCCTACCGACGGACGCGCCCGCCTCGAGGATCTTCCCCTCCGCGACGATCTTCGTGGGCTGACGCCCTACGGTGCTCCGCAAGCGCCTCTCCCCGTCGCGCTGAACGTCAACGAGAACACGCACCCGGTGCCCGAAGAGGTCGCCGACGACATTCTCGATAGCATCGCCCTCGCTCTGCGTGAGGTCAATCGCTATCCCGACCGGGAGTTCACCGCCCTGCGCGAGGGCTTCGCGGACTACCTGGGACACGGGCTCGATCGCGATCAGATCTGGGCGGCGAACGGGTCGAACGAAGTGCTCCAGCACCTGCTCCAGGCCTTCGGAGGGCCGGGACGCCGGGCGTTCGGATTCGGACCCACCTATTCGATGTATCCGCTCCTCACCCGGGCGACCGGCGCCGAGTACGTCGCCGGCGTGCGCGACCCCGACTACACGGTGTCGTCGGACTCGGCATCCGCTCAGGTCGCCGCGGCCGACCCGGACGTCATCTTCCTCTGCGCACCCAACAACCCCACTGGCACCCCCATGTCGCTCGAGGTCATCGACGCCGTCTACGAGGCATCCCGCGGGATCGTGATCGTCGACGAGGCCTACCAGGAGTTCGCGCCGCGCGAGGAGCGGTCGGCATTGACCCTGCTGCCCGGCCGGGAGCGGCTGGTCGTCTCGCGCACGATGAGTAAGGCCTTCGCTTTCGCGGGTGCGCGTGTCGGGTACCTCGCCGCCGACCCGGGCGTCATCGACGCGCTGCGTCTCGTGCGCCTTCCGTACCACCTCAGTGCCCTGACGCAGGCGGCGGCGACGGCCGCGCTGCGCCATGCTCCCACCATGCTGTCGATGGTCGACGAGATCGTCGCTCAGCGCGATCGGATCTCCGCCACCCTCGATGCGCTCGGTTACACCCCGTTCGAGAGCTGGACCAACTTCGTCCTCTTCTCGGGAGTCGACGATCCGGCCGCGACGTGGCAGGGCCTCTACGACCGGGGCGTGCTCATCCGCGACGTCGGGATCGCCCACAGCCTTCGTGTGACGGCGGGAACGGCCGACGAGTCCACCGCCTTCCTCGAGGCGCTCGCCTCGCTCTGACGTTCGTCCACCCTGGGTCGCGAGCGAGGTCACCGCCCCCGCAACACGACGCGGGGTGCGCCCCCGCCTCGGTACAATCGGCCCATGAGCACCTCCCGGACGGCGACACTGCGCCGCGCGACGAGCGAGTCCACCGTCGAGCTGGAACTCGACCTCGACGGGTCCGGGGTCAGCCACATCGACACGACCGTCCCGTTCTTCGATCACCTGCTCACCGCGTTCGCGAAGCACTCCCTCACCGACCTGACGGTGCGCGCGTCGGGCGACACCGACATCGACGCACACCACACGGTCGAGGATGTCTCCATCGTGCTCGGCCAGGCGATCCGCCAGGCCCTCGGCGACAAGACCGGCATCTCCCGATACGGCGACGCACTCGTCCCGCTCGACGAGGCGCTCGCGCAGGCCGTCGTCGACATCAGCGGCCGGCCCTACCTCGTGCACACGGGTGAGCCCGCCGGCTTCGAACACCACCTCATCGGCGGCCACTTCACGGGTTCGCTCGTGCGCCACACCTTCGAGGCGATCGCCTTCAACGCGGGCCTCACGATGCACGTGACCGTCCTGGGCGGCCGCGACCCGCACCACATCGCGGAGGCCGAGTACAAGGCGCTGGCCCGCGCGTTCCGGCAGGCGAAGTCACTCGATCCGCTCGTGAAGGGTGTGCCCAGCACGAAGGGCGCTCTGTGAGCGACCCCGCACCTCTGGTCGCCGTACTCGATTACGGATCGGGCAATGTGCACTCCGCCGTCAAAGCGCTCGTGGCCGCGGGGGCGGACGCACGGCTGACCTCCGATCGCGGACTCATTCAGGACGCGGCGGGGCTCCTCGTACCGGGCGTCGGTGCGTTCCGGGCCGTGATGGATGCCCTGCGTGCCAGCCGAGGCGACGAGGCGATCGAGCGGCGCCTGGCCGGAGGGCGCCCCGTCTTGGGCATCTGTGTCGGAATGCAGGTCCTCTTCGAGCAGGGTGTCGAGCGCGGTGACGTCACCGACGGACTCGCGCAATGGCCGGGGACGGTGATCGAACTCGACGCCCCCGTGCTGCCGCACATGGGGTGGAACACGGTGCGTCCCGGTGAGGGTTCCGTGCTGTTCCGCGGTCTCGAGCAGGAGCGGTTCTACTTCGTCCACTCGTACGGTGTGCAGCAGTGGACGCTCGAGGTCATGCGTCCGTTCCGGGAGCCGGCTGTGACCTGGTGCGACTACGGCAGCCCGTTCCTCGCCGCCGTGGAGAACGGGCCGCTGTCGGCGACGCAGTTCCACCCCGAGAAGAGCGGCGAGGCCGGCATCCGTCTTCTCGCGAATTGGGTCGATTCCCTCCCGCAGGGATAACCTCTCTCCTTGTGCATGCGCGCCAGACGCGCGCCCTCGACAGATCTCCCGGAGCCATGAACGATTTCGCGTCAACCCCTGAACTCATCCTCCTTCCCGCCGTCGACGTCGCCGGCGGCAAGGCCGTCCGTCTGACGCAGGGCGAGGCCGGCACGGAGACGAGCTACGGCGACCCCGTCGACGCCGCGCTCCAGTGGGCGCAGGACGGCGCTTCCTGGGTGCACCTCGTCGACCTCGACGCGGCATTCGGCCGGGGGAGCAACACCGCGATCCTCCGCAAGGTCATCAAGCAGCTGCGGGGCGTGCGGGTGGAGCTGTCCGGAGGCATCCGTGACGACGCGACCCTGGAAGCCGCGCTGGAGTCGGGCGCGGCGCGCATCAACCTCGGCACGGCGGCCCTGGAGAACCCGGAGTGGGCAGCCGACGTCATCGGCCGCTACGGCGACGCCATCGCGGTCGGCCTCGACGTGCGGGGCACGACCCTCGCGGCGCGCGGCTGGACGCGTGACGGCGGCGACCTGTGGGAGGTGCTGGAGCGTCTCGAGGATGCCGGGTGCAGCCGTTACGTCGTCACCGACGTAACGAAGGACGGCACCCTCCGCGGCCCGAATCTCGAGCTGCTCCGCGAACTCGTCGCGCGCACCCCGAAGCCCGTGGTCGCATCGGGTGGCATCTCCAGCCTCGACGACATCGCCGCGCTTCGCGCGCTCGTCCCGCTGGGCGTCGAGGGTGCGATCGTCGGGAAGGCCCTGTACGCCGGGGCGTTCACCCTGGCCGAGGCGCTGGATGTCGCCGCAGGCTGACGACGCCTGTCACCCCGCCGCCGACTCCGCGGGAGTGCCCTGGGAGGGGCGACGTTTCCAGGACAACCCGCACGCGGCCGACGATGGGTCGGCCGACCCAGCCCTGCTCGCTGCCCTGATGAGGTTTCGCGCCGGCACGGGCGATCAGGTGGAGGTCGTCGACGCGCTGCGGTCGGCGCGTGTGCTCATTCCGTTGATCGCGGAGAAGGGCGAGGAAGGACTCGCGCCCAGCGGTCTCCGCGTCGACAAGACGCAGGAGCTCTCCATCGTGACGGTCGCTGCGCCCGACGGTCGACGCGTGCAACCGGTGTTCAGCTCGGTCGACACGATGCGTCGATGGGATGCCACGGCGCGGCCGATCCCGGTCGAGGCGGTGCGCGTCGCGCTGTCGGCGTCGTCGGAGGACACCGATCTGATCGTCATCGATCCGACGTCCGAGACGGAGTTCGTGGTGAGGAGACCCGCCGTCTGGGCCATCGCCCAGGGCATCCCGTGGGAGCCGAGCTTCCACTCGCCGGAGGTCTTCCGCGCCTTGCAGGAGAGCGTGGCATCCGAGTTGTCCGTGATCGACGTCGCCGTCGTCGCGGGTGACCCCGACGCGCGGCTGCGCGGTCCCGAGCTCGTGGTGGTGTTGGAGCTGATGGACGGATTGGCCCGCGAAGCGCTCGACGCCGTGCTCGGCCGGCTGGCTCAGCGCTGGGCCGCCGACGATCGGATCGCTGTGCTCGCCGACTCGGTGACCGTCAAGCTTCGACGAGGAGCCTGATCCCGGCGTTCAGTTCACCGGTCCGGTGTACTTCTCGCCCGGCCCCTGCCCGATGGGGTCCGGAAGGACCGATGCCTCCCGGAAGGCGAGCTGCAGCGACCGCAGACCGTCGCGCAGCGACCGGGCGTGCATGTCGCTGATCTCTGGTGCTCCGGCGGTGATGAGGCCCGCGAGCGCGTTGATCAGCTTGCGCGCTTCGTCGAGGTCGGTCTGCGTCTCGGGTGCGTCGGCCAGCCCCACCTTGACGGCGGCGGCGCTCATGAGGTGAACGGCCGCTGTCGTGATGACCTCGACGGCGGGCACGTCGGCGATGTCGCGCGTGGCTGCCTGTGCCGCTCGCTCCTGCTCCTCCCAGCGCTGGTGCCGCGCGTCGTGGCTCTCGCCCTGGTCGCCGTGTTCGGGCCGAATCGTGTTCACGTGCTGCTCTCTGCTAGACTTGGCGCGCACCGGAGTGTTCTACTCCGGATCGAAAGAGGATCACATCCCACCCGCGCTTGCCGCTCCAGGCTACCGGGTCACGCACTCCGCCCCGCTCGCGCAGGGTAGTCCGTCATGGAACAGGGTGCAGAAGACGGGAAGCCGATGCGCGCGCATCGTGCTGGTGGACGTGATCATCTTCCGCCCGCGACACTCATCTGTGTCACGGTGGCAGTCCCCGCACGAAGAGGAGTTCCGCACATCAGCGATCCCCGCACCAACGACCGCATCCGTGTCCCCGAGGTCCGCCTCGTCGGCCCCGCGGGTGAGCAGGTCGGCGTCGTCCGTATCGAGGTGGCGCTGCGTCTTGCACAGGAAGCCGATCTCGATCTGGTCGAGGTGGCTCCCAACTCGAAGCCGCCCGTGGTCAAGATCATGGACTACGGCAAGTTCAAGTACGAAGCGGCGCAGAAGGCCAAGGAAGCACGACGCAACCAGGCCAACACCATCCTCAAGGAGGTGCGCTTCCGTCTGAAGATCGAGGCGCACGACTACACGACCAAGCTCAAGCGCGCGGAGGGCTTCCTCCAGGCGGGCGACAAGGTCAAGGCGATGATCCTCTTCCGCGGTCGCGAGCAGTCGCGCCCGGAGCAGGGCGTGCGGCTCCTCCGCAAGTTCGCGGAAGACGTGGCCGAGTTCGGAACCGTGGAGTCCAACCCCACGATCGACGGCCGAAACATGGTGATGGTGATCGCCCCGCACAAGAACAAGTCCGAGGTCAAGACCGAGCAGAATGCCGCCCGCGCAGCGAACAAGCAGGCTGCTCGCGAGGCTCGTACCGGTCAGGCTCCGGCCACCGAGACGGTCGAAGCGGAATAAGCACTCCGGCCACGCCGGCCCCCAGACTCCCGCTCAGCGGGAACCACAACGAAGGAAGAACCATGCCGAAGCAGAAGACCCACTCGGGTGCCAAGAAGCGCTTCAAGGTCACCGGAAGCGGAAAGATCAAGAAGCAGCAGGCGAACCTCCGCCACAACTTCGAGGGCAAGCCGACCAAGCGTACGCGCCGTCTGTCGGCCGACAAGATCCTGGCCCCCGGCGACGCCAAGGTCGCCAAGAAGCTGCTCGGCATCTGATCGCCGGCGCATCGAGCGTTTGAAGAACACAGGGAAGTAAGAAGAAATGGCAAGAGTCAAGCGGGCTGTCAACGCCCACAAGAAGCGTCGCGTCATCCTCGAGCGCGCCTCCGGTTACCGCGGCCAGCGTTCGCGTCTGTACCGCAAGGCGAAGGAGCAGGTCACCCACTCGCTCGTCTACGCGTACCGCGACCGTCGCAAGCGCAAGGGCGACTTCCGTCGCCTGTGGATCCAGCGCATCAACGCTGCGAGCCGCCAGAACGGCCTCACCTACAACCGCTTCATCCAGGGCCTCGGCCTGGCGGGTGTGCAGGTCGACCGCCGTATGCTCGCCGAGCTCGCCGTGAACGAGCCCGCCGTGTTCACCTCGCTGGTCGAGACGGCCCGCAAGGCGCTGCCGGCTGACGTCAACGCACCCAAGGCGTAAGCGTCCACGCACTCCCGACAGGGCGTCCTCCTCGGAGGGCGCCCTGTCGTCGTTCCCGGCGGGGGAGCGCGTCGGCTCTACACTGAGACCGTGCTCGAGAACCCCCGTTCCCCGCGTGTGCGCGCCGTTGCCAAGCTGACCAAGCGCAGCGCCCGTCAGGAGACCGGACTCTTCCTCCTGGAAGGTCCCCAAGCGGCTCGTGAGGCTCTCGCCTACCGCCCCGACACGATCGTGGAGATCTTCGCGACTCCCGCGGCGATGGACAAGCACCAGGATGTGCGCGACGCCGCCCGGAACGCCGGTCTGGACATCGAGTTCACGACAGAGGCCGTGCTCGACGCGATGGCGGACACCGTGACGCCTCAGGGGATCGTCGCGGTGGCGAGGCAGTCGCCGTCTGCGGTGAAGGATGTGTTCGCGGCTTCGCCCTCACTCATCGCCATCTGTGAAGAGGTGCGCGACCCGGGCAACCTCGGAACCATCATCCGCGCGGCGGATGCCGCAGGTGCGGATGCCGTCATCCTCACCGGGAGGACGGTCGACCCCTACAATCCGAAGGTCGTCCGCGCGACGACGGGCTCGCTCTTCCATCTGCCGATCGCCGTCGGAGCCGACCTCGCCGACATCGTGACGCGCGCGCACAGCGTCGGGCTGCGTGTGGTCGCGGCGGATGTCGGCGGCGAGGACTTCCTCGCGCATCGGCCGACACTGGCCGAGCCGACCGCCTGGCTCTTCGGCAACGAGGCGAGGGGGCTGGAAGACGGCGCGCTCTCGCTGGTCGACCTCACGCTGCGCCTCCCGATCTACGGTCGAGCCGAGTCGCTGAACCTCGCGACCGCCGCGAGCGTCTGCCTCTACGAGAGCGCGTTCGCGCAGCGCAGCGGAGCGCGGCCGTGAGCCCGTTCTCCAAGACGAACAGCCGCACCGAGGGCCCGCGTCCGCCCTGGTGGCGCCGTGTGGCAGCCTGGCTGCGATCGCTGTTCCGCCGATCCTGAGGACAGCGGGCGACGCGCGCGTGCCAGGTTCCGGACCTGTTACAGATCGGTAAAGGTGCTGTGGAAAACCCCAGCACGCACCCCCGGTAGCGCCTACGCTGGCCGGATGACGGCTTCTGAGCACGACGCAGCACACGAGTCAGCACCGGCCACGTCCAACATCTCCGTCCGCCGCGGCGACCCCCTCGTGGTCATCGAGAACGTGCAGAAGCACTACGGAGATTTCCACGCCCTGAAAGATGTCGACCTCACGGTCAACCGCGGCGAAGTCGTCGTGGTCATCGGTCCGTCGGGTTCGGGGAAGTCGACGCTGTGCCGCACGATCAATCGCCTCGAGACCATCACGAGCGGCAGCATCACGATCGACGGGAAGGAACTCCCCAAGGAGGGGAAGGGTCTCGCCGCCCTCCGCGCCGACGTCGGCATGGT
This genomic window from Candidatus Microbacterium phytovorans contains:
- a CDS encoding methylenetetrahydrofolate reductase, encoding MSHPAAEAAAPASVPVSFEVYPPRRPEGMPALHETIRQLARVSPEFISVTFGAGGSSGGRSLEVLTHILRETSVPPLAHLTCVGSTLADATALIREFLDAGVTRFLALRGDPPVGASEGDAFLGDLESAAQLVQLIDRVQAERAPYSEAEVPGVPGAARVAPRERVQISVAAFPNGHPRSRHRYEDIDALLAKQAAGATLAITQLFFEADDYLDFVDRARDAGVRIPILPGFMPLTSPGRLARVLQLTGDARPAGLGSALDRASNTEEQREVGIAHAAGLAHAVLDGGAPGVHLYAFNNHDTVLAVLREAGIRPLEQENPA
- the metE gene encoding 5-methyltetrahydropteroyltriglutamate--homocysteine S-methyltransferase is translated as MTFPAGTILGYPRIGRRRELKRAVESHWAGRSSETELEQTAATLRAQTRARLASLGLGRDDSSIPETFSYYDQVLDLAVAVGAIPSRFDPLRDADGNIGLSAYFSVARGDEERAPLEMTKWFDTNYHYLVPEIGPETLFSRSGDRFAAQLREARTEGYLTRPVLVGPVTFLALSKPSDGAPEGFRPLDRLDDLLPVYSALLAELRDAGAEWVQVDEPALVSQSLALTERELADAAERAYAVLGAAAGRPQLLVAAGYAQLSDDAWRVLAAAPVEAIALDLRRGEVPASVPGLTEKVLLGGVIDGRNVWRGDLERAWSDLGALSGLGAAQVVATTSTSLQHVPHDVTDEPDLDPRLVGWLAFADQKTAQVVTLAHGLREGVDAIRPDLDDATAALADRAAARGVRDGAVRERTAALNDADFVRVDDEARRQAQRDLDLPVLPTTTIGSFPQTADIRRARAAHARGELSAGEYDRFLREEIARVIALQEELGLDVLVHGEAERNDMVQYFAEHLDGFAVTRHGWVQSYGSRATRPSILWGDVARRAPITVAWTGFAQSLTDRHVKGMLTGPVTILAWSFVRDDQPWSETANQVALALRDEITDLEAAGVRIIQVDEPALRELLPLKAADQPAYLDWSVGSFTLATAGAQPHTQVHTHLCYSEFDVVIGAIEALDADVTSIEAARSRGEVIDDIAASGFGHGVGPGVYDIHSPRVPSTDEVAELLERAAARLPLAQVWVNPDCGLKTRGYDETVASLRNLVDATARVREKLAASV
- the lexA gene encoding transcriptional repressor LexA; this translates as MDEIRSSRDRPQTRRRTSLSDKQLAILEVIQRSIAHHGYPPSMREIGDAVGLKSLSSVTHQLNQLELSGYLRRDPGKTRAMEVLIDLPGSAAENPADETPSVGDAAMVPLVGRIAAGIPITADQQVEEIFPLPRQLVGKGDLFMLKVSGESMIDAAICDGDWVVVRSQATADNGEIVAAMLDGEATVKTFRQRDGHTWLLPRNTAFEPILGDEAVVLGKVVAVLRAV
- a CDS encoding LysM peptidoglycan-binding domain-containing protein, with translation MTTIDIAAAPSLTSATRLRLTVRGRRVVAFLAALPAIAALSIAIVSGGGALASADHGAPEGAFTSVTVLPGDSLWSIAEEVAPAADPRDVVDAIARLNALGSAELVAGDTLAIPAEYAPRD
- a CDS encoding histidinol-phosphate transaminase, translating into MSSPTDGRARLEDLPLRDDLRGLTPYGAPQAPLPVALNVNENTHPVPEEVADDILDSIALALREVNRYPDREFTALREGFADYLGHGLDRDQIWAANGSNEVLQHLLQAFGGPGRRAFGFGPTYSMYPLLTRATGAEYVAGVRDPDYTVSSDSASAQVAAADPDVIFLCAPNNPTGTPMSLEVIDAVYEASRGIVIVDEAYQEFAPREERSALTLLPGRERLVVSRTMSKAFAFAGARVGYLAADPGVIDALRLVRLPYHLSALTQAAATAALRHAPTMLSMVDEIVAQRDRISATLDALGYTPFESWTNFVLFSGVDDPAATWQGLYDRGVLIRDVGIAHSLRVTAGTADESTAFLEALASL
- the hisB gene encoding imidazoleglycerol-phosphate dehydratase HisB, which translates into the protein MSTSRTATLRRATSESTVELELDLDGSGVSHIDTTVPFFDHLLTAFAKHSLTDLTVRASGDTDIDAHHTVEDVSIVLGQAIRQALGDKTGISRYGDALVPLDEALAQAVVDISGRPYLVHTGEPAGFEHHLIGGHFTGSLVRHTFEAIAFNAGLTMHVTVLGGRDPHHIAEAEYKALARAFRQAKSLDPLVKGVPSTKGAL
- the hisH gene encoding imidazole glycerol phosphate synthase subunit HisH — encoded protein: MSDPAPLVAVLDYGSGNVHSAVKALVAAGADARLTSDRGLIQDAAGLLVPGVGAFRAVMDALRASRGDEAIERRLAGGRPVLGICVGMQVLFEQGVERGDVTDGLAQWPGTVIELDAPVLPHMGWNTVRPGEGSVLFRGLEQERFYFVHSYGVQQWTLEVMRPFREPAVTWCDYGSPFLAAVENGPLSATQFHPEKSGEAGIRLLANWVDSLPQG
- the priA gene encoding bifunctional 1-(5-phosphoribosyl)-5-((5-phosphoribosylamino)methylideneamino)imidazole-4-carboxamide isomerase/phosphoribosylanthranilate isomerase PriA, which codes for MNDFASTPELILLPAVDVAGGKAVRLTQGEAGTETSYGDPVDAALQWAQDGASWVHLVDLDAAFGRGSNTAILRKVIKQLRGVRVELSGGIRDDATLEAALESGAARINLGTAALENPEWAADVIGRYGDAIAVGLDVRGTTLAARGWTRDGGDLWEVLERLEDAGCSRYVVTDVTKDGTLRGPNLELLRELVARTPKPVVASGGISSLDDIAALRALVPLGVEGAIVGKALYAGAFTLAEALDVAAG